A portion of the Homalodisca vitripennis isolate AUS2020 chromosome 2, UT_GWSS_2.1, whole genome shotgun sequence genome contains these proteins:
- the LOC124354364 gene encoding LOW QUALITY PROTEIN: GPN-loop GTPase 3-like (The sequence of the model RefSeq protein was modified relative to this genomic sequence to represent the inferred CDS: deleted 1 base in 1 codon) — protein sequence MRYAQLVMGPAGSGKSTYCSAMVRHAEDENKVIQIVNLDPAAEYFDYEPFVDVRDLIHLEDAMEDEDMKFGPNGGLVFCMEYLLENADWLRDQLGDIEDDYIIFDCPGQIELYTHMNTIKHLVDLLQQWNFNICGIFLVDAQFMVDGPKFLSGTMAALSVMVNLELPHVNILSKMDLLTKSARNRLDSYLDPDPHALLQDNETTSTWNTKYGKLTEALGQLIEDFSLVRFHPLNIRDNENLADLLLTINNVIQYGEDADVKTKDFEYPDPEDNDN from the exons ATGAGGTATGCACAGTTAGTGATGGGTCCTGCTGGAAGTGGGAAATCAACTTATTGTTCTGCAATGGTTAGACACGCTGAAGATGAAAATAAGGTTATTCAAATTGTAAATCTAGACCCAGCAGCTGAGTATTTTGACTATGAACCCTTTGTAGATGTAAGAGACTTGATACATTTGGAAGATGCAATGGAAGATGAAGACATGAAATTTGGGCCTAATGGCGGATTGGTGTTTTGTATGGAATATTTATTGGAGAATGCGGACTGGTTAAGAGATCAGTTGGGAGATATTGAAGACGATTACATTATATTTGACTGCCCAGGTCAAATTGAGCTGTATACGCATATGAATACCATCAAACACCTTGTCGATCTTTTACAACAgtggaattttaatatttgtggtATATTTTTGGTTGACGCCCAATTCATGGTTGATGGTCCAAAATTTCTGTCTGGAACTATGGCAGCACTGTCAGTAATGGTGAATCTGGAACTACCTCATGtaaacattttgagtaaaatggACCTTCTTACTAAATCTGCTCGCAATCGACTAGATAGTTATCTTGACCCAGATCCTCATGCCTTACTTCAAGACAATGAGACAACATCAACTTGGAATACCAAATAT GGAAAACTGACAGAAGCTCTAGGACAGCTAATTGAGGATTTTAGTTTAGTTCGTTTTCATCCTTTGAACATCCGTGATAATGAGAATCTTGCTGATCTCCTTCTTACAATCAACAATGTCATTCAATATGGTGAGGATGCTGATGTTAAAACCAAGGATTTTGAATACCCAGATCCAGAAGATAATGACAATTAG